A genome region from Natronosalvus rutilus includes the following:
- a CDS encoding HalOD1 output domain-containing protein — protein sequence MIRTGTEDANVKSDASDRGGLEAESATTGAVETSESAVGPDRRRSTIEDAPLAYTFDPTEETPAQAIIDAVAAADGCDPLSLPPLFDAIDPDALNGLVAQPRSGPERRSWALSFEYGGWLVTVDADRRIVLEP from the coding sequence ATGATACGGACAGGAACCGAGGACGCGAACGTGAAGTCCGACGCGAGCGATCGAGGGGGTCTGGAAGCGGAGTCGGCGACGACAGGAGCCGTCGAGACGTCGGAGTCCGCCGTCGGTCCGGATCGTCGGAGATCGACCATAGAGGATGCGCCGCTCGCCTATACATTCGATCCGACGGAGGAAACGCCGGCACAGGCGATCATCGACGCCGTCGCCGCTGCCGATGGCTGCGACCCGCTCTCGCTCCCGCCGCTCTTCGACGCGATCGATCCCGACGCACTGAACGGACTCGTGGCCCAACCGCGGTCCGGCCCCGAACGCCGATCCTGGGCGCTCTCCTTCGAATACGGCGGCTGGCTCGTCACCGTCGATGCGGATCGCCGGATCGTCCTCGAGCCGTAG
- a CDS encoding desampylase: MAPTLVLPDPIERAILEAARASAPRECCGILGGEFAPGASRVRSHYPARNVADEPRTRYRIDPEEQLSIFERLESRDEEIVGFYHSHPRGPPGPSATDAEAAAWPDRSYVIVSLEGSGGDDNAVVRSWRWRDASGEGGQFERERLERP; the protein is encoded by the coding sequence ATGGCGCCAACGCTCGTCCTCCCCGACCCGATCGAACGGGCGATCCTCGAGGCCGCTCGAGCTAGCGCTCCCCGGGAGTGCTGCGGCATTCTCGGCGGCGAGTTCGCCCCCGGCGCGAGTCGCGTTCGGTCGCACTACCCGGCCCGGAACGTCGCCGACGAGCCGCGAACCCGCTATCGAATCGACCCCGAAGAACAGCTCTCAATCTTCGAACGACTCGAGTCCCGCGACGAGGAGATCGTTGGCTTCTACCACTCTCACCCGCGCGGACCGCCGGGACCCAGCGCGACCGACGCCGAGGCAGCCGCCTGGCCCGATCGGTCGTACGTGATCGTCAGTCTCGAGGGCAGTGGTGGTGACGACAATGCGGTCGTCAGGTCCTGGCGGTGGCGAGACGCGAGTGGCGAGGGTGGGCAGTTCGAGCGCGAGCGACTCGAGCGACCCTGA
- a CDS encoding PadR family transcriptional regulator gives MDQLTGFQRDLLYVIAGMDRPSGQQILDDINEYIDQPVTHGRLYPNLDTLVERELVEKGQLDRRTNYYALTPKGRRVLERRQKWVQRYVDV, from the coding sequence ATGGATCAACTAACAGGCTTCCAACGCGACTTGTTGTACGTCATCGCCGGAATGGACCGTCCGTCGGGACAGCAGATTCTCGACGACATCAACGAGTACATCGATCAGCCGGTGACGCACGGCCGGCTCTATCCGAACCTCGATACGCTCGTCGAACGCGAACTGGTCGAGAAGGGACAGCTCGACCGGCGGACGAACTACTACGCGCTCACCCCCAAGGGACGGCGCGTCCTCGAGCGGCGCCAGAAGTGGGTACAGCGATACGTCGACGTCTAG
- a CDS encoding ornithine cyclodeaminase family protein, with translation MVLVLSEAAVEETLDLAGLVDTVGDALVKQAAGDVERPDRPHFPVGSGLEGDEPLGTGIAMPAYVHGDDQYATKLVGVHEGNAECGLPTIHAQIVLTDARTGVPEAFMGGTTITNARTGCIGALAVRELAPDAITLGVIGAGAQARWQTRAIETIATLEDARIYSPSSSRDACAADLTGEGIPARAVDTPAAAVDGADVVVTATTATAPVFPADALDPGALVVAVGAFTAEMQEVEPAVLEDAGTVFADVPSEVAETGDVLATSIGAEDLVALGELVADGYERRSPDEVVVVDSVGSATLDAVAGTTVYQRALESDAGTEVSL, from the coding sequence ATGGTACTCGTACTCTCCGAGGCGGCGGTCGAGGAGACACTCGACCTCGCCGGCCTCGTCGACACGGTCGGAGACGCACTCGTCAAACAGGCCGCGGGTGACGTCGAACGACCCGACCGACCGCACTTCCCCGTCGGCTCGGGGCTTGAGGGGGACGAGCCGCTGGGAACCGGGATCGCGATGCCCGCCTACGTCCACGGCGACGACCAGTACGCGACGAAACTCGTCGGCGTCCACGAGGGGAACGCAGAATGTGGGCTGCCGACGATTCATGCACAGATCGTCCTCACGGATGCCCGGACCGGCGTTCCGGAGGCGTTCATGGGCGGGACGACCATCACGAACGCCCGAACGGGCTGTATCGGCGCGCTCGCGGTCCGCGAACTCGCCCCCGACGCGATCACGCTCGGCGTCATCGGCGCGGGCGCGCAGGCTCGCTGGCAGACCCGGGCCATCGAGACGATCGCCACGCTCGAGGACGCGCGCATCTACTCCCCGAGTTCGTCCCGGGACGCCTGTGCCGCCGACCTGACCGGCGAAGGGATTCCAGCTCGAGCGGTCGACACCCCGGCGGCCGCTGTCGACGGGGCCGACGTGGTCGTGACCGCGACGACCGCCACCGCGCCGGTGTTCCCGGCCGACGCGCTCGATCCGGGGGCGCTCGTCGTCGCCGTCGGCGCGTTCACCGCCGAAATGCAGGAAGTCGAGCCAGCCGTTCTCGAGGATGCTGGCACGGTGTTCGCCGACGTCCCGTCCGAGGTCGCCGAGACAGGTGACGTCCTCGCCACCAGCATCGGCGCCGAGGACCTCGTCGCCCTCGGCGAACTGGTCGCCGACGGCTACGAGCGTCGATCACCGGACGAGGTGGTCGTCGTCGACAGCGTCGGTTCAGCGACGCTGGACGCGGTTGCGGGGACGACCGTCTACCAGCGGGCGCTGGAGAGCGACGCCGGGACCGAGGTTTCGCTGTAG
- a CDS encoding NUDIX hydrolase — protein MPADPLSWETVESDVAYSCPGFDVVTQTVRLPDGSETDFDYLSEPASVCILPLTDDGEVVCIEEWRQAVSRVSRGLPVGTTEPDDDDLEAAAHRELAEETGYRAETLEALVTVEPANGLADSVMHFFVARGCELASEQQLDHDESIRASPTDYEAFLESMREGTIRDGRAVLAVAYYELLSQPKRSSD, from the coding sequence ATGCCGGCAGATCCCCTCTCCTGGGAGACCGTCGAATCCGACGTAGCCTACTCCTGTCCGGGCTTCGACGTCGTTACTCAGACCGTACGGCTCCCCGACGGCAGCGAAACCGATTTCGATTACCTCTCCGAACCCGCGAGCGTCTGCATCCTTCCCCTGACCGACGACGGCGAGGTCGTCTGCATCGAGGAGTGGCGCCAGGCCGTCTCCCGGGTCAGCCGCGGGCTGCCCGTCGGGACCACCGAACCCGACGACGACGACCTCGAGGCCGCGGCCCACCGCGAACTCGCCGAGGAAACCGGCTACCGGGCCGAGACGCTCGAGGCGCTGGTCACCGTCGAGCCTGCGAATGGCCTCGCCGACTCAGTGATGCACTTCTTCGTCGCTCGGGGCTGTGAGCTGGCGAGCGAGCAACAACTGGATCACGACGAGAGCATTCGCGCGTCGCCGACGGACTACGAGGCGTTTCTCGAGTCCATGCGAGAGGGGACGATTCGTGACGGGCGGGCCGTGCTCGCGGTAGCCTACTACGAACTGTTGTCGCAGCCGAAACGGTCGTCCGATTGA
- a CDS encoding helix-turn-helix domain-containing protein: MTTIADFEIDASTVALGETFDTLPELTCSVEQVIAAADRGLWFEGADRSELEAALEDDPTVDDIALIAADKADGQLLYDVTMGDDAIDVFELILEERGTVLSASASEGRWHLRVRFIDHDDASRLYDRLEDSEASSTLKRLTELREAPSTTDRLTEKQYETLLTAFEQGYFTIPRETSMEELADELGISHQALSERFRRAYRELVLTALNGTHPTHPEDDASKPEPNQPA, encoded by the coding sequence ATGACGACAATCGCTGACTTCGAGATCGACGCGTCGACGGTCGCCCTCGGCGAGACCTTCGACACCCTGCCGGAGTTGACCTGTTCGGTCGAGCAGGTCATCGCGGCCGCGGATCGCGGCCTCTGGTTCGAGGGCGCCGACCGCTCGGAACTCGAGGCAGCCCTCGAGGACGACCCGACGGTCGACGACATAGCGTTGATCGCGGCCGACAAGGCCGACGGACAACTCCTCTACGACGTGACCATGGGCGACGACGCGATCGACGTGTTCGAACTCATCCTCGAGGAGCGCGGCACGGTCCTGTCGGCGTCCGCGAGCGAGGGACGCTGGCACCTCCGCGTCCGGTTCATCGACCACGACGACGCGAGTCGACTCTACGATCGACTCGAGGACAGCGAAGCGAGTTCGACGCTCAAGCGACTGACCGAGCTCCGGGAGGCCCCGTCGACGACGGACCGCCTCACCGAGAAACAGTACGAAACGCTGCTCACGGCGTTCGAGCAGGGCTACTTCACCATCCCGCGCGAGACGTCGATGGAGGAACTCGCCGACGAACTCGGCATCTCCCACCAGGCACTCTCCGAGCGCTTCCGTCGCGCCTACCGGGAACTCGTCCTGACCGCGCTCAACGGGACCCATCCCACGCATCCGGAAGACGACGCCTCGAAGCCCGAACCGAACCAACCGGCGTGA
- the purH gene encoding bifunctional phosphoribosylaminoimidazolecarboxamide formyltransferase/IMP cyclohydrolase, whose amino-acid sequence MTRLAGLAGNRGRNLLNVADRAPGGTELAVVLTNDADAPVLEAAAERGIPTEVVPLEDGMSRRDHEEAVNAALEDYDYDLVCLDGYMRILSDTFLEAQPTTLNVHPSLLPAFPGMDAWGDALDAGVAVTGCTVHVVTDATNEDGEVIESEVDMGPIITQEPVPVYEDDTREMLKDRVLYESEFRAYPRVVKWFAEGAVDVNLDDREVTVDVDAADEDGGLPARRLSSSDRLDTLRYGENPHQNAAVYADYTCEEASVVHAEQLNEGAKALSYNNYNDADGALNLITEFDEPAAAVIKHTNPAGCATADTVAEAYDRALSTDPMSAFGGIVALNRECDADTAAAITDSFKEVVVAPGYADDALEILCEKKNLRVLDVDDLDGTSERFTEKPLVGGRLVQERDDQRLSTTDLEVVTDREPTDEQLETMVFAWQTLKHVKSNGILFAKGTETVGVGMGQVSRVDAVRLAAMKAEEHAEGKSAKGAVMASDAFFPFPDGLEEAAKAGIEAVIQPGGSVNDEDVIEAANELGMSMVFTGQRSFRHD is encoded by the coding sequence ATGACACGACTCGCCGGACTCGCCGGGAACCGCGGGCGGAACCTACTGAACGTCGCTGATCGCGCGCCGGGCGGCACCGAACTCGCTGTCGTTCTGACGAACGACGCCGACGCGCCAGTGCTCGAGGCCGCCGCCGAACGCGGCATACCGACGGAGGTCGTCCCGCTCGAGGACGGGATGAGCCGACGAGACCACGAAGAGGCCGTCAACGCCGCGCTCGAGGACTATGACTACGACCTGGTCTGTCTCGACGGCTATATGCGCATCCTCTCGGATACGTTCCTTGAGGCCCAGCCGACGACGCTCAACGTTCACCCGTCTCTGCTCCCGGCGTTTCCCGGCATGGACGCTTGGGGCGACGCTCTCGATGCCGGCGTCGCTGTCACGGGCTGTACGGTTCACGTCGTCACCGACGCCACGAACGAGGACGGCGAGGTCATCGAGAGCGAGGTCGACATGGGTCCGATCATCACCCAGGAACCGGTGCCAGTCTACGAGGATGACACCCGCGAGATGCTCAAAGACCGCGTGCTCTACGAGAGCGAGTTCCGCGCGTACCCGCGGGTGGTCAAGTGGTTCGCCGAGGGAGCGGTGGACGTGAATTTGGACGATAGAGAGGTCACCGTCGACGTCGACGCTGCCGACGAAGATGGCGGGCTCCCGGCTCGACGACTCTCCTCGAGCGACCGACTCGACACCCTGCGATACGGCGAGAACCCCCACCAGAACGCGGCCGTCTACGCCGACTACACCTGCGAGGAGGCCTCCGTCGTCCACGCCGAGCAGCTGAACGAGGGAGCGAAGGCACTCAGTTACAACAACTACAACGACGCCGACGGCGCCCTGAACCTGATCACGGAGTTCGACGAGCCGGCAGCCGCGGTCATCAAACACACGAACCCGGCCGGTTGCGCCACCGCTGACACCGTCGCCGAGGCCTACGACCGCGCGCTCTCGACAGACCCGATGAGCGCCTTCGGCGGCATCGTCGCCCTCAACCGGGAGTGCGACGCCGACACCGCCGCGGCGATCACCGACTCGTTCAAGGAAGTCGTCGTCGCCCCCGGCTACGCCGACGATGCCCTCGAGATCCTGTGCGAAAAGAAGAACCTGCGCGTACTCGACGTCGACGACCTGGACGGCACTAGCGAACGGTTCACCGAGAAACCCCTCGTCGGCGGCCGCCTCGTCCAGGAGCGCGACGACCAGCGCCTTTCGACTACGGACCTCGAGGTCGTCACCGACCGCGAGCCGACCGACGAGCAACTCGAGACGATGGTCTTCGCCTGGCAGACGCTCAAGCACGTGAAGTCGAACGGCATCCTCTTCGCGAAGGGCACGGAGACGGTCGGCGTAGGAATGGGCCAGGTCTCTCGCGTCGACGCGGTTCGACTCGCGGCGATGAAGGCCGAGGAACACGCCGAGGGCAAGTCCGCCAAGGGTGCAGTGATGGCTTCGGACGCATTCTTCCCGTTCCCGGATGGGCTCGAGGAGGCGGCAAAGGCGGGAATCGAGGCGGTAATCCAGCCCGGCGGTTCGGTCAACGACGAGGACGTGATCGAGGCGGCGAACGAACTCGGCATGAGCATGGTGTTCACGGGGCAGCGGTCGTTTCGACACGACTGA
- a CDS encoding cobalamin-binding protein encodes MRIVTTLPSATEIVCALGLEPVGVSHECNFPPAVRDLPSVTTSRIDADASSGAIDEQVLEAAAGDGVYDVAVDTLDSLDPDLVVTQGMCDVCAVDEVVVERALEEIAADPEVVTTDPHSVADVLADVERVGEAAGVPKRARDAVAALEERIDAVRTRTADLTPDERPRVAIFDWTDPVMVAGHWTAELVEWAGGRYGLADEGERSRPREWDEIRAYDPKIAIVAPCGFDLEQTAANLADLTDREGWDELTAVREGRVWALDGNQYLNRPGPRLVDTLEALGPIVKPDRFPDPPDESVAVPLEVLDRELEVDA; translated from the coding sequence ATGCGCATCGTCACCACCCTTCCGTCGGCGACCGAGATCGTCTGTGCCCTGGGTCTCGAGCCCGTCGGCGTCTCCCACGAGTGCAACTTTCCGCCCGCCGTTCGCGACCTTCCATCGGTGACGACCTCGCGGATCGACGCCGACGCCTCGAGCGGCGCGATCGACGAACAGGTGCTCGAGGCCGCCGCGGGCGACGGCGTCTACGACGTGGCTGTCGACACGCTCGACTCGCTCGATCCCGACCTCGTCGTCACCCAGGGGATGTGCGACGTGTGTGCGGTCGACGAAGTCGTCGTCGAACGCGCCCTTGAGGAGATCGCGGCCGACCCCGAGGTGGTGACGACGGATCCACACTCGGTCGCGGACGTGCTCGCGGATGTCGAACGCGTGGGCGAGGCGGCGGGCGTCCCGAAACGCGCTCGAGACGCGGTCGCCGCTCTCGAGGAGCGCATCGACGCCGTCCGGACTCGAACGGCCGACCTCACGCCAGACGAACGTCCGCGCGTCGCCATCTTCGACTGGACCGACCCCGTCATGGTCGCCGGCCACTGGACGGCCGAACTCGTCGAGTGGGCCGGCGGTCGGTACGGGCTCGCCGATGAGGGCGAGCGCTCGCGCCCGCGAGAGTGGGACGAGATACGCGCGTACGACCCCAAAATCGCCATCGTCGCCCCCTGCGGCTTCGACCTCGAGCAGACGGCGGCCAACCTCGCGGACCTCACGGACAGAGAGGGGTGGGACGAGCTGACCGCCGTCCGCGAGGGGCGCGTCTGGGCGCTCGACGGGAACCAGTACCTCAACCGGCCCGGCCCGCGGCTGGTGGATACGCTCGAGGCCCTCGGACCCATCGTCAAGCCCGACCGATTTCCGGATCCGCCGGACGAATCCGTCGCCGTCCCGCTCGAGGTTCTGGATCGAGAGCTCGAGGTCGACGCGTGA
- a CDS encoding DUF4397 domain-containing protein has protein sequence MTSTRRTTLESLDRAGHSSQVAGSEGEHVFAVNEHEDDSDSPTTGVRVAHLAPGAPAVDVAVDGESIVSGIASERTTPYFVVEPGTHDVTITATGDEETVLYDESIALEPAFYTIAVLDAPEETVRVELLSDAGSALLRLVHAAPDAPAVDVRDAESGQAVFGGVAFGRGTNYVALPAGSYSLEVVPAAAGNGASDASVAGGEPTGDESEPSDESETTNDEEPSTDEEPSTDEDTSAADGDDRTDQGQDAVATVTVGLEANTAYTAFAEGFLEPSTDTDRPDRAFAVQLTEDGPAALEEPDAEPEPEPGERAPGDDDDSDGGDDADEAGMDEPDGSSTNGDEPNGTNSTDGTNSTSESDT, from the coding sequence ATGACCAGTACACGACGCACGACACTCGAGTCGCTCGATCGCGCGGGCCACTCGAGCCAGGTCGCGGGTTCCGAGGGTGAGCATGTCTTTGCGGTGAACGAGCACGAAGACGATTCGGACTCACCGACGACGGGCGTTCGCGTCGCCCACCTCGCGCCCGGCGCACCGGCCGTCGACGTCGCCGTCGACGGAGAGTCGATCGTTTCGGGGATCGCTTCCGAGCGGACGACGCCGTACTTCGTCGTCGAACCCGGCACTCACGACGTCACGATCACGGCGACCGGCGACGAGGAGACCGTCCTCTACGACGAGTCCATCGCGCTCGAGCCGGCGTTCTACACGATCGCCGTCCTGGACGCGCCGGAGGAGACGGTCCGGGTCGAGTTGCTATCCGACGCCGGATCGGCGCTGCTTCGGCTCGTTCACGCCGCCCCCGACGCACCGGCGGTCGACGTCCGCGACGCCGAGAGCGGACAGGCGGTGTTCGGCGGCGTGGCCTTCGGCCGGGGGACGAACTACGTCGCCCTCCCGGCGGGATCGTACTCTCTCGAGGTGGTGCCCGCAGCGGCCGGTAACGGGGCGAGCGACGCGTCTGTGGCCGGGGGCGAACCGACGGGGGACGAATCGGAGCCCTCGGACGAGTCGGAGACGACAAACGATGAGGAGCCGTCAACTGACGAGGAGCCGTCAACCGACGAGGATACGTCAGCCGCCGATGGCGATGATCGCACTGACCAAGGTCAGGACGCCGTCGCCACCGTCACCGTCGGACTCGAGGCGAACACCGCCTACACGGCGTTCGCGGAGGGATTCCTCGAGCCCAGTACCGATACCGACCGACCCGATCGCGCGTTCGCGGTGCAGTTGACCGAGGACGGGCCGGCGGCGCTCGAGGAGCCGGACGCAGAACCGGAACCGGAACCGGGTGAGCGCGCGCCGGGTGACGACGACGATTCCGACGGAGGTGACGATGCCGACGAAGCCGGGATGGACGAACCCGACGGAAGTAGTACCAACGGAGACGAACCCAACGGGACCAACAGTACCGACGGAACCAACAGTACCAGCGAATCTGACACCTGA
- a CDS encoding NAD(P)/FAD-dependent oxidoreductase has product MNVVVVGGGIVGLSSAHYLAERGASVTLYERGSLGAGSTARAAGGIRSQFSTAVNVELSLASKRVWNAFEETFGVDIGLRKNGYLFLARTESTADGFRENVRMQRRLGAESEYLSPTEATDHCPGLDPEPFVGATFNPDDGVADPNLAVQGYAAAARELGVEIRTGTAVTDVRLEDGRVVGVDVQGPDGHERHETDYVVNAAGAWAGALAELADVELPISPRRRQVAVVDPTPPMPESIPLTIDLETGSYFRPEREGVALVGGHFAEDDDPEMDPGHFDQGMDLEWAARAVEYAADYAEYFGPETRIRRGWAGLYAVTPDHHPILEETISGFVTAAGFSGHGFQHAPATGQIVAEIMLDGEATLVDVSALDSGRFDRGETLAERNVA; this is encoded by the coding sequence ATGAACGTAGTCGTCGTCGGTGGGGGCATCGTCGGACTCTCGTCGGCACACTATCTGGCCGAGCGTGGCGCGTCCGTGACGCTCTACGAGCGCGGATCGCTCGGCGCCGGGAGTACCGCCCGTGCGGCCGGCGGGATCCGGTCGCAGTTCTCGACGGCGGTCAACGTCGAACTCTCGCTCGCCAGCAAACGCGTCTGGAACGCGTTCGAGGAGACCTTCGGCGTCGACATCGGGCTTCGAAAGAACGGCTACCTGTTTCTCGCCCGCACCGAGTCCACCGCCGACGGGTTCCGCGAAAACGTTCGCATGCAACGGCGTCTCGGGGCCGAAAGCGAGTACCTGTCGCCGACGGAGGCGACCGACCACTGTCCCGGCCTGGACCCCGAGCCGTTCGTCGGCGCGACGTTCAATCCCGACGACGGCGTGGCGGATCCGAACCTCGCCGTACAGGGGTACGCGGCGGCGGCCCGGGAACTAGGCGTCGAGATACGAACGGGGACGGCCGTCACGGACGTTCGCCTGGAGGACGGCCGCGTTGTGGGCGTCGACGTGCAGGGACCCGACGGCCACGAACGTCACGAGACAGACTACGTGGTCAACGCCGCCGGGGCGTGGGCAGGCGCGCTCGCCGAACTGGCTGACGTCGAGTTACCCATTTCGCCGCGACGGCGACAGGTCGCGGTCGTCGATCCGACGCCGCCGATGCCGGAATCGATCCCGTTGACCATCGACCTCGAGACGGGGTCGTACTTTCGCCCCGAACGCGAGGGAGTCGCCCTCGTCGGGGGCCACTTTGCCGAGGACGACGACCCGGAGATGGACCCCGGTCACTTCGACCAGGGGATGGACCTCGAGTGGGCGGCCCGCGCCGTCGAGTACGCGGCCGACTACGCCGAGTACTTCGGCCCGGAAACCCGCATCAGACGGGGCTGGGCGGGACTGTACGCGGTGACGCCGGATCACCACCCGATCCTCGAGGAAACGATTTCCGGTTTCGTGACCGCTGCTGGCTTCTCGGGACACGGATTCCAGCACGCCCCGGCAACGGGGCAGATCGTCGCGGAGATCATGCTCGACGGCGAGGCGACCCTCGTCGACGTGTCGGCGCTCGACAGCGGTCGGTTCGACCGTGGTGAGACGCTCGCCGAACGAAACGTCGCCTGA
- a CDS encoding formate/nitrite transporter family protein: MSDVPDPSEIFHRAAEEGRRRLEQPLLELAATGFIAGFTIVFGIVALGIVHATVEPQFGEVARVAGALAFGVGVVMLVVGRAELFSENFFDPIAAAVERSNSWLIGPLLRLWSLTLVFNLVGGTLFVLVMSVDVALPPGSGAAMSTTAEELAHRESAGMFADAIAGGVLVALLSHLLVSVDSDGGRIAVAYIVGVLLALGPFDHVVVTVLHVLFGMRFGADIGAGTLAVITIVSTAGNLVGGLGLVTLSHVAQAIGARESDT, encoded by the coding sequence ATGTCCGACGTTCCGGACCCATCGGAGATCTTTCATCGGGCGGCCGAGGAAGGGAGGCGACGTCTCGAGCAGCCGTTGCTCGAACTCGCCGCGACGGGGTTCATCGCCGGATTCACGATCGTCTTCGGTATCGTAGCGCTCGGCATCGTACACGCGACGGTCGAGCCACAATTTGGCGAGGTGGCGAGAGTCGCAGGCGCACTCGCGTTCGGCGTGGGCGTCGTGATGCTGGTCGTCGGTCGCGCGGAACTGTTCAGCGAGAACTTCTTCGACCCGATCGCGGCGGCCGTCGAACGATCAAATTCGTGGCTCATCGGTCCGCTGCTTCGCCTGTGGTCGCTCACCCTCGTGTTCAATCTCGTCGGTGGCACGCTCTTCGTCCTCGTCATGTCAGTCGACGTCGCGCTTCCCCCCGGGTCGGGAGCGGCGATGAGTACGACCGCCGAAGAACTCGCTCACCGGGAGAGCGCGGGAATGTTCGCAGACGCCATAGCGGGCGGCGTTCTCGTGGCGTTGCTTTCTCACCTCCTCGTGTCCGTCGATAGCGACGGAGGCCGCATCGCCGTCGCCTACATCGTCGGGGTCCTGCTGGCCCTCGGACCGTTCGATCACGTCGTCGTCACCGTCCTGCACGTGCTCTTCGGAATGCGGTTCGGGGCGGACATCGGCGCTGGCACCCTGGCCGTGATAACGATCGTTTCGACGGCCGGGAACCTCGTTGGGGGACTTGGGCTGGTCACGCTCAGTCACGTCGCCCAGGCCATCGGTGCCCGCGAGTCCGACACGTGA
- the purB gene encoding adenylosuccinate lyase: MTDTHALYAVSPLDGRYGSRTRPLAPYASEAALMRARVRVEVEYLLALADLEATPLELTSDERDHLRGLYETFDEEDAKLIKTLETDGYAGFDATNHDVKAIEYFVRHHLPDDSEASPWIHFGLTSEDVNNLAHRLLVRGAVEDVLLPALYDLRDTLTEMAQEHRDLPMLARTHGQPATPTTFGKELAVYAARLGRQTARVSTATDALSGKLGGASGTYAAHVAAYPDVDWRGFAREFVAGLGLEFTPLSTQVNPCDDLAVVFDAFRGVNNVLLDLDLDVWLYVSDRYLGQEAVEGETGSSTMPHKVNPIDFENSEGNLSKANADLTFLADYVTTSRLQRDLSDSTVKRNVGAAFAHCLIGYGKTQAGLEKVVPNEAVMREALRETPAIIGEAVQTILRREGRDDAYEQVKALTRGREVTLEDFHDLFVDLEVSEDVREELLALRPETYVGVANELVDDLEE; this comes from the coding sequence ATGACCGACACTCACGCACTCTACGCCGTCTCGCCGCTCGACGGCCGCTATGGCTCCCGGACGAGACCCCTGGCGCCGTACGCGAGCGAGGCCGCGCTCATGCGCGCCCGCGTCCGCGTCGAAGTCGAGTACCTGCTCGCACTGGCCGACCTCGAGGCGACGCCACTCGAACTCACGTCCGACGAGCGAGACCACCTTCGCGGACTCTACGAGACCTTCGACGAGGAGGACGCCAAGTTGATAAAGACGCTCGAGACCGACGGCTACGCCGGATTCGACGCGACCAACCACGACGTGAAGGCCATCGAGTACTTCGTCCGCCACCACCTGCCAGACGACAGCGAGGCGTCGCCGTGGATTCATTTCGGACTGACCAGCGAGGACGTGAATAACCTCGCCCACCGGCTGCTGGTCCGAGGGGCCGTCGAGGACGTCCTCTTGCCCGCGCTGTACGATCTCCGCGATACGTTGACCGAGATGGCCCAGGAGCACCGCGACTTGCCGATGCTCGCGCGGACGCACGGCCAACCCGCGACGCCGACGACGTTCGGGAAGGAACTCGCGGTGTACGCGGCTCGGCTAGGTCGGCAGACGGCCCGTGTGAGCACGGCAACCGACGCGCTCTCCGGAAAGCTCGGCGGGGCCTCCGGCACCTACGCGGCCCACGTCGCCGCCTACCCCGACGTCGACTGGCGGGGCTTCGCCCGCGAGTTCGTCGCCGGACTGGGCCTCGAGTTCACGCCACTCTCCACGCAGGTGAACCCGTGCGACGACCTCGCCGTCGTCTTCGACGCGTTCCGCGGCGTCAACAACGTCCTGCTCGACCTCGACCTCGACGTCTGGCTGTACGTCTCCGACCGCTACCTCGGTCAGGAGGCCGTCGAGGGCGAAACTGGCTCGTCGACGATGCCGCACAAGGTCAACCCCATCGACTTCGAGAACAGCGAGGGGAACCTCTCGAAGGCAAACGCCGACCTCACGTTCCTCGCCGACTACGTCACCACCTCCCGGCTCCAGCGGGACCTCTCGGACTCGACGGTCAAGCGCAACGTGGGGGCGGCGTTTGCTCACTGCCTGATCGGGTACGGCAAGACGCAGGCCGGCCTCGAGAAGGTCGTCCCCAACGAAGCGGTCATGCGCGAAGCCCTCCGAGAGACCCCCGCGATCATCGGCGAGGCCGTCCAGACGATTCTCCGGCGCGAAGGCCGGGACGACGCCTACGAGCAGGTGAAGGCGCTCACCCGCGGTCGAGAGGTCACCCTCGAGGACTTCCACGACCTGTTCGTCGACCTCGAGGTGAGCGAGGACGTTCGCGAAGAGCTCCTGGCCCTGCGCCCGGAGACGTACGTCGGCGTCGCGAACGAACTGGTCGACGACCTCGAGGAGTAA